The genome window TGACAGGTAAGGAAGTAGTAAGTACCTTAGACATAAAGATATCATTTATTTAGAGAATCTTTAATTAACTAATACAAATGCAGTGAGAGTGAAACAACTAAAAGaagcagttttgaaaatgaaTTATGCAAGGGAAATTGCGGGATATGGTTGCCAACCAAAAGGAAGGACAGACCAGATAAAAGGCTTCTTGGACTCATTCCATCCAAAACAACTTGTGCCCCTATTTTATCTTTTTACTTGTAATTAGAGCTAGTCAGAAATTCTCCAATGGAACAGTATCCATTGAGAAATGCTGATTTgattaaatcaaaatgttttttaggAATGTACTGATTTCCTTGAAAATTTTGTGGgaaattatcaaaacatttaGTTACAATAAGGTCAAAATGGTTAATTTTGATAAGGTTCAAACACTTTGTTGCAACTTTATTGTTTCAACTTTTACAttatattttgtttataattaTAAAGTCAaaacaataaaatcaaaacaaaacattcttgaccatatcaaaatgaaatatcctggaatattttcttttacaaaaagttcagagatttcaacttttcattgagCTTTGAGATGAAAAACCATATTTCAAAATTTCAGAATTTCTtgcaggatggaaattccattctTCACCAAGTTCTATATGTAATAGTTATTGTCTGTGTTAATCACACCAATTGAAGATTTTTACTCTTAATGTGCACTGAAAGGCACACACAGCAAAACTGGTGCCTGTAATTACTTCTGATGTAGAGATTTTAAATAATGGACATGAGGGAGATATTGGTGACCCTCAGTTCAGAGTTCTTTGTTACCAATGCTTGTTAATTTAAAGGGATaggctcacttttttttttttttaatgtttaggtCCAGATCCCGCGAAGACTTAATTCtacacacaagtagtcccagtagtaagtgtttgcagcatCTAGGATTTATACACAGATATGTACTGCCCTCCAAAAGGTTGAAAAGAACCCGTCCCACTTCTTTCCCTattagggtatgcctacacagcattttggagcaaacctcccagcctgggtagagaAACTCGGGCTAGTGGGGCTTGTATTAGTGCTCCATGTAtgactctaaaaatagctgtggaaACAAAGGTTTGCAGTGCCAACTGAAGCTAGAGCtggggctctgaagcctaggaaatggggtgggcttcagagcctgacctccagcctgagccacaacttcaaagtgctgtccatacagctatttttagagcactaacaCCAGCCCCACTACCCTGAGTCTGTCATCCTGGTCTGAGAGGCTTGCTCCAAAAGGCTGTGTAGATGTAGTTTTTCCCTTTTACATGTGACAACTCACATCCCTTTTTGTTACTTATAAAGTCTATCAAGCATCTGACTCACTGACTTCTTTGCCCCCATCAGCATGGAAAGAGAAAGCCATCAATGGACATCATAGCTCTGGGCACAGGGTTTGCTAAATAATTTGTGTATCCCCTGCTTGCTGGTGCTGCaacagcaaagcaaagcaaagttcAGGTTATGCATGAACAGTGATCTTAAATCAGTGATAGATCTTGAGTAAATGAGTATTAAGAAATTAAATACTTCATCCAAGCTATAAAAATAGTAAAATCTAATGTGAGGACTTTTAAAGTGACAGAAAGTGTTTAGAATATTTCTGTTTTGCAAATAAAGGTTTGAACTCTTCACAATGTTCATTTAAATTACTAGAAAGCCAAAAACTACATAGTCACAAAACTGGTCAATATGTTAAACTAGAATTATGCTAATTTTAACTAGTAGTCCAGCTCTTGATTTATAACTTAAATGCTCTTAGACGCTGATTTAACAAAATATGATTAAATCTCTGGATTAAATGTTTTAGATGTTTAAAAGTTACTTTGTTTTATAAAAAGACATTATGAAAGGAATAGTTTGTCTGGCAAAGTGGTGTCCTAACTAAATGCACAGGCTAGGACACATTAGCTAACCcacagagggagaggaagggaaacTGTACTTTTCtcttactgtttttaaaatatcgattatttttttcaaattaactaAAGCAGTCAAAATTTACATTTGTGGGCAAAACTACTTAAAAACATCCCTTTCACGTGACATATTCTCTTCAGCTATTTCTTTTAAATGtcctttatatttattattataggaccactttatgtatttattttgatttgttaAAAATGTCTATGCATGTTCTAAGCACCTATAGAAAGCTAAACAAGCATACAACTAAAAAAGATAAATAGCCTTAACACAAAATAAACTCTTGTACTATACCTAAAACTTTAACAAAGCTTAACTGATTAATTCATCACGACCATGAAAATCACAAATTACCTACAATTTATATTTAAGAACTCCACTGTTGGCCACTACAAATCCATCCACCCACCTCTCCAAGAGAGCCCTGAGAGTCTACATGGGCTTTGTCCATGCATAGCATACCCTGAAGGCCAACAAAACCTAGTCCTGCCAGACCAGGAGTGAGTTCCAGAGCTGAGCACCACTCATGGAAAAAATCATCAGGAATCTCCCACCTTAGTTTGAGCAACTGCAACTATCACAGAGATCATGCATTTAGTTCTCTTCATTACAATGAGTAATTAagtttgaatttttctaaatAGTCAGAATTTCATGGTTTAGGGATACTTCTCTTTTTATAGCACCAGCTAAGGACACTCAGGCTTAAAACTTATGAcatctaaaacttaggtcaacttaggcctggtctacactaggcgtttatgtcgaagttagcgccgttacatcgaattaaccctgcacccgtccacactgcgatgctatttagttcgacatagaggtctctttaattcgacttctgtactcctccccgacgaggggagtagcgccaaattcgacatggccatgtcgaattaggctaggtgtggatggaaatcgacgctaatagctccgggagctatcccacagtgcaccactctgttgacgctctggacagcagtgcgagctcgtatgctctgaccagccacacaggaaaagccccgggaaaatttgaattggaattccttttcctgtctggccagtttgaatctcatttcctgtctggacatcgtggcgagcacagcagcactggcaacgatgcagagctctccagcagtgatggccgtgcagtctgtgaatagaaagagggccccagcatggactgatcgggaagtcttggatctcatcgctgtgtggggcgatgagtccgtgctttccgagctgcgatccaaaagacggaatgcaaagatctacgagaagatctctaaagacatggcagagagaggatacagccgggatgcaacgcagtgccgcgtgaaaatcaaggagctgagacaaggctaccagaagaccaaagaggcaaacggacgctccggatcccatccccagacatcccgtttctatgaggcactgcattccatcctcggtgcggccgccaccactaccccaccagtgaccgtggactctgaggatggggtagtgtccacggccggttcctcggacatgttaggggacgtggaagatgaggaaggagatgaggagggcgaggcagtcggcagcgctcacaacgctgatttccccgacagccaggatctcttcatcacccttacagagatcccctacgaagcgtccccagccgttaccccggacacagaatctggtgaaggatcagccagtaagtgttgtaaacatctaaacatttatttttaacaaaacaggaatattaacaatttaaagaatgggttgttcatgattagtgtgccctatgcgcttaacggtttagtcatgggcagtgcaagttttgaaaaaaaatatagcaatgtccggttttcagtgattgtcctgcacaagccgctctactgtttattccctgctactgcagctacagtaaaatgcggtctatatgtccggggatagagcagtagtcctcctgggatatctccacgaagctctcctggaggtaacttgaaagccgttccatgaggttcctggggagagcggccttattgggtcctccgaagtacgagacgttgccgcgccacgagactatcacgtactcgggaatcattgctctgcatagcagggcggcatacggccctggtctttggaggctttcccggagcattctctgtctgtcgctctcagagatcctcatcagggtgatgtcgcccatggtgacctgcttttaattaggtaggggaatgttagtgttgggactgctttcccgttccttgacagaactgtaaccgctggtttttagccacgcggtggaggcgggagaggggcagccgaaagggatcgttcccggggacagccgcgagggggtgggacaggggcagagttcccgcttgccggattgctggctgcaggaactgacatagctttaaatgtgaaatgaggccagtggtaatctaaaagttttaaactgccacaagtgtacggcttaccatgtctgcctgcaacagaaattccgttgtgctgccccgcttctcaaatgtgctgtgcaagaccccaggcactgaatgcgaaggccgaaaattcgaccttgtgctgagtgcgcatgtgataggtgctgtgcatggtcttgttcacagagaaagactatgttctttgttcacaactacatttttctttctgaggaattcactccctttttcccatttccacagccccatctgtgactgtctcacaacctagcctggaatcacactcccagaggctagcgcggattaggcgtaggaagaggaggacacgggaggacatgttctctgagcttatggcctgttcccaagcccaggcagcacagcagacccagtggcgggagaacttgacccgaatgcaccaagccaacatggatcgggaggagaggtggcggcaggaagaccagcaggcgactcaaacgctgcttggactactgagggagcaaacggacacgctccggcgccttgtggatgttctgcaggaacggaggcaggaggacagagccccgctgcagtccatctataaccgccctcccctgccaccaagtcccatacccacctcacccaaagtgcaaagaaggagaggcggcagagtccctgctaactctcactccacccctgcagagagctctagtagcagaaggctctcatttcccaaaatttgaacagttctttccttcccgcctgacacaagcccccgtccaagtttcacctcccaatgccatgtgtagttgataataaaaaatatgtttctgtaaactactgtttcaatcatgttcttttggaggaggatgggaaagggggttggtaattggacaggacagtcacctttggcagggtacatagtcgggggcaggcacagcagcagggcacatacacagtgcagtgatgcagtgactagttaccctggttagtctgggaggttgttttcatgttatgtggtggggggtgggttgctctgtgactttgtggcaggggagggcagttacagatcttaagcggcggtccttaggcaggatcacagagccacacagcaggggatctgtaaccgtcctccccctgccacaaagtcacatagacccccccatacacacagtcccgatcaggaggggtgacaggctccgttgaaacaaccatcccactgcagcggagcctgtcaatccttgagtttagaagctgcattcgcgtcactacactacacccgctccgcaccacagtctgcgtcccagttttaaaaaattcccgcgaaaacagtattaaagaaaacggtgtgctttaacaaagttgaactatttttatttcgcaacgtgtgttggaaggggggtgaagggggtatgtaactggataggatagtcaacattacctgggtaaagaaacgggggcaggtttagcttctcagtacacaaactttaaagtcacaggttaccctgctcactgaggaactttgctttcaaagcctcccggatgcacagcgcgtcccgctggtctcttctaatcgcccggctgtctggctgtgagtaatcagcagccaggctattttcctcaacctcccaccccgccataaaggtctcccccttgctctcacagagattgtggagcacacagcaagctgctataacaatggggatattggtttcgctgagatcacagcgagtcagtaagcttctccatctccccttgagacggccaaaagcacactccaccaccattctgcacttgctcagccggtagttgaagagttctttttcagtgtccagggcgccagtatagggcttcatgagccagggcattagcgggtaggctgggtccccgaggatgactataggcatctccacatccccaacagttattttgtggtccgggaagtaaataccttgttgcagccgtctaaacagaccagagttcctgaaaacacgagcgtcatgaaccttgcccggccatcccacgtagatgttggtaaaacgtcccctgtggtccaccagtgcttgcagcaccatggaaaagtagccctttcggttaatgtactgggtggcctggtggtccggtgccaggatagggatgtgagttccatctatggccccaccgcagtttgggaatcccatcgctgcgaagccatctatgatcgcctccacgtttcccagggtcactacctttggcagcagtacatcaacgattgccttggctacttgcatcacaacaacccccacggtagatttgcccaccccaaactggttcgcgactgaccggtagctgtctggcgttgcaagcttccagagggctatggccactcgcttctgtacactcagtgcagctcgcaaccgggtgtcactgcgcttcagggcaggggacagcaactcacaaagttcaaggaaagttcccttccgcatgcgaaagtttcgcagccactgggattcatcccagacctgcagcactatgcggtcccaccactcagtgcttgtttcccgtgcccagaatcgccgttccacggcatcaacatgacccattgccaccgcgatgtcctcggcgctgggtcccctgctttctgacaggtccgtgctactctcagacttcaggacatcaccgcggtgccgtagcctccttgcctgacttttctgtatctgcctcagggaaacctgtatgataagctgcgaggcgttgagagcggccacaactgcagcgatggtcgcagcgtgctccatgctcgcagtgctgtggcgtccgcgctgtcaatgactggaaaagtgcgcgaaatgatttcccgccggcgctttcagggagggagggcaggagtgatggacggatgacgacagttacccaaaagcaccctcgacacattttgttacccagaaggcattgccggctacacccagaattccaatgggcagaggggactgcgggaactgtgggatagctgaccacagtgcaccgcttcgaatgtcgacgctttcaccattagtgtggacgcacaaagtcgaattactgtccttagtgtggacacacacgttcgaatttgcaatatcgattacaaaaattcgatgcaagtaaaatcgaactactctcgtagtgtagacaaggccttagctatggcactcaggggtgtgaaaaattcatagtTAAACCATCTTAATGCCCAGTGTAGACACTTATAAGTCAATAGAAGATTTCTtatgtcaacctagctaccacctctcagaggggtggattaactacagcgatggaaaaaccccttccattacTGTGGCAAGTGTCTACACCACAGATGCTACGGGGGCACACCTGCAGCGCGATAGCTATGCCATTGTAgtatctgtagtgtagacatagcctcagtgttATTAGCATTAGTCCCTCACTGGCAGGTGTGCACCTGAAACATACTTTCCTCTCACTAGCCTGCACAACATGAATAGTTTGACTCTCCCCTGTTAGTGCAGAGAGTGTACTTGCACCAATCACTTGAGTTTCttcattcatttattcattcGTTTGTTCGCAGCCATTGCTAGGGCTTGGCCTGAAGGCGACTGCTCCATAGACACGTGTGGCAGCAACTCCATCTTACCTTGGccatcaaaatatttttacatttttaagatAATTTAATACTTGTTTAAAGTGCCAGTGTATTTGACATCCCTAAAGACTGAAGTCCACTATTTAGCCTCACAGACAGTGGTAGCACAAGCTTCCACACAAGCCCACCAGTGTGCCTTACTCCTGATCTGCAGACCTCTTCAGGCAAGAGGATGATTACCATGGGTATTCAGAGCTCAACTTCTCTGCTGACAATTGCTATCAGTTGTGGAGGTGCGCTTGTGATATCTATCAAGAGATGCAAGAATAAGAAGTCCAACACGTTATAAGTCTCAGGGAACTACTACCGAGATGAAGTGCTTTACATTTCTAAGCCACTTATCCTGCAAACTTACCGTATATCAGTAAGTATTTCTAGGATTGGGAACTGAGTCAATACAAATCCAGCCCAGTTCAACAGTGACCAGAATTCACCTGGTGATAGCTGTTCAATGGTACAAATACAATGAGTTTGTGAACTCCATTAGTTCCATATCCACGTGTACATATCAGACAAATCACCAACAAAACCAAGTCTCCTTGAAGATTCAAATTACCCTTCTATCCTTCTGTATTGGTTATACAAAAAATAATTCGGTCTCCATAGTTTTCCGTCCAGCAACTTTCACATCCccaaatttatatttaaaaaacaaatgatcAATATCATCACTGGCATCTCACTAAAGAGCATGACTGCACAAAATAGCGAGTACAGTTTCAGTGAGTTGCACAGTATAATTGCTCTTCTAATATTGTTGAATATTATTGAAAAGTAACAGTGCAGAGCATAAATAgacttttcttcttttcccttgCTCAGTTTAAAGGTATTTTATTTTCAatgagggaaataaaaacaaaaaaattggaaagaaattCCCACTTAAATTAGCTTGTCTTTCCTAATCATAAATACATGCTATACATTTACtcccctttttgttttgtttttaataaatgcaTGATAAAATgcctttaggttttttttttttgacaacatATGTGTACTAGTTATATTGCCTTTCGACGGATGTATGGAACCTCATTAtaagaaagcaaagaaatcatTATAATGAAATATTAAGGCCCTAATCTTGCAAAGATTTACCCATATGCTTAACTTTTGTGCACAGAAGTAATATCACTGATTTCACTGAGACTACTCTcctataaagttaagcatgtgcataagtctttgcagcatCAGGGACTTGTACTTAACTTATTCTTATTTACACCAGCACTGTAAATTTTCATGATCTTTATAAATTAAGGCATTTTGCTTGTGCTGACTGTGGTTGATTTACTGAAAAGTGCcaataacattttaattaaaaaaaaaaaaacataccttCAAACTGTTCTTCTAGTTTACAGAGAAAATCCTTTAAAATAATCGCAGGGCCTTTTTACTAATTTTCTCCCCGGGACTGCCTCTGTGTATAGCTAAAGGGACTGTTTAAGAAGTAAGAACAGTAGCACATTGCACAGGTTTCACAATATCAGTTATTTCCCACTCAGGCGCCCCACAACCTTTCTACATAGCAACGTCTAGCCCCCAGGACTGGGTGTGACAACACCTTCCTATCTGGCAACACACTTAAGAGGACCTGCGGGAGCTCTGCTCagcaccccagccctgctgctggggtAATACTCTCCATGCAGCTGGAAACATGAATCCGGAAGGACAGACAGGCGCCACACGCGGGAGGAGGCGCAGAGAGGGCAGGGCAATGGATTCGGGGAGTTGTAGTTTTGGCGCGTCATTGGGAAGCGTCTGAAAA of Chrysemys picta bellii isolate R12L10 chromosome 11, ASM1138683v2, whole genome shotgun sequence contains these proteins:
- the LOC135974124 gene encoding uncharacterized protein LOC135974124; the encoded protein is MQSSPAVMAVQSVNRKRAPAWTDREVLDLIAVWGDESVLSELRSKRRNAKIYEKISKDMAERGYSRDATQCRVKIKELRQGYQKTKEANGRSGSHPQTSRFYEALHSILGAAATTTPPVTVDSEDGVVSTAGSSDMLGDVEDEEGDEEGEAVGSAHNADFPDSQDLFITLTEIPYEASPAVTPDTESGEGSATPSVTVSQPSLESHSQRLARIRRRKRRTREDMFSELMACSQAQAAQQTQWRENLTRMHQANMDREERWRQEDQQATQTLLGLLREQTDTLRRLVDVLQERRQEDRAPLQSIYNRPPLPPSPIPTSPKVQRRRGGRVPANSHSTPAESSSSRRLSFPKI